In Ferrigenium kumadai, the DNA window ATGAACGCGAGGCTCAGGCCGCGGAGAAATCGCTGGGAAGTGTCAGCAATGCAGGCTTCAGAAGTTTATCCTCGCCCGAAAGATGATCCATCATCCAGTTTCCTAGCGTGCGGGTAAAATGCTCGACCGCGCCCTCCGACCACATGCCGCTCTTGGCCTCCAGCTCGTCCCTGATGTACTGAAGCTCCTTTTGCAGATACTGGTGAGACTGCTTGTGTTGCTCGAAAGGGAGCTCGGCCGCCTGTGCGATCTTTTCCTCATTCATGAAATGAAGCCGCACGCAGTCCGTAAGCAGCTTGAATGCATGCGACAACGCATGCTCATTGCCCGACCTGAGCGCATGTTCGACGCTATTGATCAAGCCGATCAAATTCCGGTGTTCGGAATCGATGATCGCATTCCCGACGCTCAACTGCTCTGTCCATGTCAAAGTCATGATGCGCTCCCGCAACAAATCCTATCCAAATCGCAGCACTCCGTGCCATCCGGACAAGGACTCTACTCTCCCGACTGGCAGCGGCATATATGTCAGAATGCCTATATATTTCGGCCTAGCCCGCGACCCTGTTAAACTGCGCGCCTCGATTCAAGTAGCCCTAACGCATCATGCTGATTACCGAATACCGTCTAGACCTCGTCATCCAGGCCCTGCGCGCCATCCTGCCGCTGGCGCACCCTGCCGATACCACCCTGCGCTATTTCTTCCAGGACAACCGCATCGGCTCGAATGAGCGCGCTTTGGTCGCCGAGACCGTATTCGGCGTGCTTCGCCATCGCCTGCTGCTGGAGCACGCCTGCGAAAGCAAAGGTGAGGCAGCGTCCGATGCCGCGCCCTCTTCCGCCAAAGTCGCCACGCCGCGCCGCATGGCGCTGGCTTACTTCGTCCGTTTCGGCGGCTACAACCTGCGCGAGATCGAGCCTGTGCTGAAGCACGGCGAGAAGGAATGGCTCGCGACGGTGAAGGGCGTGAAGGTGGAGGAACTGCCATTGACGGTGCAGGCCGAACTGCCGGACTGGCTGGTGGAAAAGATGCGCGCCTCGTATTCCGACGCGGACATCCTCGCCATCGGCCGCGCCATGCAGCAGGGCGCGCCGCTGGATATCCGTGTCAACACCCTGCTCGCCAAGCGCGACGAAGTGCTGCAGCAACTGCACGAAAAGAAGATCGAAGCGAGCGCCACGCCCTACTCGCCCATCGGCATTCGCCTCAAGGACAAGATCCCGTTGAACCGCGACGCGCTGTTCACCGAAGGCAAGGTCGAAGTGCAGGATGAAGGCAGCCAGCTGCTCGGTCTCCTGCTCGCGCCGAAACGCAACGACATGGTGGTGGATTTCTGCGCGGGCGCCGGCGGCAAGACGCTGATGCTCTCAGCACAGATGAATTCGCAGGGCCGCTTGTACGCGCTGGACGTTTCGGAGAAGCGCCTCGCCAACCTCAAGCCTCGCCTGAAGCGCTCCGGAGCGAGCAACATCCAGCCGATGCTGATCGCACACGAGAATGATCTCAAGGTGAAACGGCTTGCGGGCAAGATCGACCGCGTGCTGGTGGACGCGCCGTGCAGCGGCCTCGGCACGCTGCGCCGCAACCCCGACCTGAAGTTCCGCCAGTCGCCCGGCAGCATCGAGGAACTCACGCGCAAGCAGGCTGCCATCCTCGCCTCGGCCAGCCGGTTGCTGAAGAAGGGCGGACGCCTGGTGTATGCGACCTGCAGCATCCTGCCGGAAGAGAATCAACGCATCGTGGAAGCCTTCCTCGCCGAACATCCCGACTTCACATTGAAGCCAGCCGGCGACGTACTGCACCAGCAAAAGATCGCGCTGGAGATGGGCGACTATCTGGAGTTGCGCCCGCAGCTGCACGGCACGGACGGCTTCTTCGCCGCGGTGCTGGAGCGCACCGGGTCATAGTTCCCGCAAGCCGTTCTCGACCACGTACAGCATCAGTTCGGCGTTGTTCTTCAGCTTCATCTTTTCGAGGATGTGCACACGGTAGGTGCTGACGGTCTTCACGCTCAGCGCCAGTATCCGTGCAACCTCGGAGACCTTCTTGCCGGAGCCCAGCAGCCGCAGTACCTGGTATTCGCGGTCGCTCAGCATTTCGTGCGGCGGCTTGGCAGAATCGCGCCCGCACTCATGCAGCAGCAGCTCGGCAAGCACAGGGCTGATGTGCTTCTTGCCCGCCATCACCTTGCGGATCGCTTCGACGAGTTGCTCCGGTGCAGCATCCTTGGTGAGGTAACCAGAAGCGCCCCCCTTCAGCAGGCGAACGGCATGCTGATCTTCGGGATACATGCTCAGCATCAGCACCTTGGCCGCGCTGTTGCCATCCAGGATCAGCTTCAGTGTGTCAATGCCGTTCTTCTCGGGCATCGAGATGTCGAGCAGTACGATATCCCACTTTTCGCTGCGGATCTTCTTCAGGGCCTCGACGCCGTTGGTGGCCTCCCCGCCGACACGGATGTCCTTGGTCTCGTCCATTATCCTGCGCAATCCCTGGCGCACGATGGCATGGTCATCAACGATCAGCACTCGAATCACGGTTCAACTCCCCCCGATAAATGACGGCTGCAGCAATGAATCATCCGGCCTTCAACGCACCAGGCGCAACCGGAATGCTTATGGATATCCGCGAGCCCTTGCCCGGCTCGCTGCTGATCCTGGCCTTGCCCCCCGCCATGAGGGCACGCTCCCGGATGCCGAGCAAACCGAAGGATTTTTCCTTCCGTCCCAACTCGAAACCGATGCCATTATCCTCCACCACCAGCAACAGCGACTTGCCTCTTTTTGTCAGGATAATATCCACCCGGCTTGCCTGCGCATGCTTGGCCACGTTACTCAGCGACTCCTGAAGGATGCGGAACAACGTTGCGGCCTGCCCCTGCTCCAGCGTGAGCACCTGCCCGGGAAGGGCGAGCATGCATTCGATACCGGTGTGCTGGCGGAACTTCTTCACATAATCCTCGATCGCCGCCGCCAGCCCGACATCCTCCAGAGGACTGGGCCTCAGCTTGTGAACGATCTGGCGCACGGTCTGAATGCCATCCGACACCAGTTCGGAGATGTGCCCCGCCTCTTCGACCAGGTGCGGCATCTGGGCGGGAAGCCTGGAGGCAAGCCAGGCTACCCGCATCTTCATCGCGGCCAGCGTCGCCCCCATCTCGTCGTGCAACTCGCGCGCAATCCGCGTCCGCTCATCTTCCAGGGCATTTTCCAGGTGGGAGGAAAGCCGCTGCAGTTCCTTGTAGGATTCCGCCAGTTTTATCTGCGATTGCCTTTGCTCCGTGATATCCATCGCGATACCCAGCACGCTGACTACTCCGTTGTCCTCGATCAGCGGACGCTTGATGGTCAGATACCAGCGTTGTCTCCCATCCGGCAACTGCGCAGATTCGGTCAGGACCACTTCACGCCGATCCTGGATCACCTCGCGATCCGCCGCCAGAAAACCCGCGACCTCCTGCGGGTGGTCGGGATAAATCTCGGCATTGCTCTTCCAGATCATCTCCTGCACCGTCCTGCCGCAGGCGTCCGCCATCGCCTGATTGACCAGGATAAACTTGCCCTCGGCATTCTTGACAAAGATCAGGTTGGGATCGGTATCGAGCACATGCCACATGAACTCTTTCTGCTTTTGCAGCGCTTCCTCGGCCCGCTTACGCTCGGAGAGATCGGTCATATTGGCAACATAGCCCGTGATTTGCCCATATTCATTCTTGATGGAAGCGGCCGACAGCAACACCGGAACGATACGTCCATCCTTGGTTTTGCGAATCACCTCCCCTCGAAACACTCCCTGCTCGCTTGAGGTGGCAAATGCCTGACTCGGCTGCACTGTCGCATCCAGCCCGCCCATCACTTCGTTGACATGCTTCCCCACCAACTCTTCCTCGGAGTAGCCGAAGAGACGTTCATAGGCCGGATTGACATAAACAAAACGGTTGTTCTGGTCAGCCAAAGCAACGGCTTCCTGCGTCTGTTTGAGCGCTTCACTCAACTGCATACGGTTTCCCTCAGCCAGTTTGCGCTCGGTCACATCAGTGACCACACCGAGGATCGCGATCAAGGTGCCGCTGCCATCGCCGCTCCGGATCGGCGAATTGCGCTGGTTCATCCAGCGGGTGTCGCCGGACTTGTGGATGATCTGGTATTCGTAATTGGACGATACATCCCCAGCCAGCAGTCTTTCCCATTGCGTCTCGAAGTAGTCCCTCCAGTCGGGATGGATGACGCGGCGTATCAGCAGCGGGGAATCGCAGAACTCCTCCGGGGTGTAGCCGAACAGCTGGATCGAGGCTGGACTGACATATTCGTGGCGTCCGCTTGGGACGGACATGAGGTAAACCATGTCCGTTGACCGTTCAGTCAGGAAACGGAAATGCTCCTCGCTTTGCCGCAGCCTCTCCACGGCCTGAG includes these proteins:
- a CDS encoding bacteriohemerythrin; the protein is MRERIMTLTWTEQLSVGNAIIDSEHRNLIGLINSVEHALRSGNEHALSHAFKLLTDCVRLHFMNEEKIAQAAELPFEQHKQSHQYLQKELQYIRDELEAKSGMWSEGAVEHFTRTLGNWMMDHLSGEDKLLKPALLTLPSDFSAA
- a CDS encoding RsmB/NOP family class I SAM-dependent RNA methyltransferase, with the translated sequence MLITEYRLDLVIQALRAILPLAHPADTTLRYFFQDNRIGSNERALVAETVFGVLRHRLLLEHACESKGEAASDAAPSSAKVATPRRMALAYFVRFGGYNLREIEPVLKHGEKEWLATVKGVKVEELPLTVQAELPDWLVEKMRASYSDADILAIGRAMQQGAPLDIRVNTLLAKRDEVLQQLHEKKIEASATPYSPIGIRLKDKIPLNRDALFTEGKVEVQDEGSQLLGLLLAPKRNDMVVDFCAGAGGKTLMLSAQMNSQGRLYALDVSEKRLANLKPRLKRSGASNIQPMLIAHENDLKVKRLAGKIDRVLVDAPCSGLGTLRRNPDLKFRQSPGSIEELTRKQAAILASASRLLKKGGRLVYATCSILPEENQRIVEAFLAEHPDFTLKPAGDVLHQQKIALEMGDYLELRPQLHGTDGFFAAVLERTGS
- a CDS encoding response regulator; its protein translation is MIRVLIVDDHAIVRQGLRRIMDETKDIRVGGEATNGVEALKKIRSEKWDIVLLDISMPEKNGIDTLKLILDGNSAAKVLMLSMYPEDQHAVRLLKGGASGYLTKDAAPEQLVEAIRKVMAGKKHISPVLAELLLHECGRDSAKPPHEMLSDREYQVLRLLGSGKKVSEVARILALSVKTVSTYRVHILEKMKLKNNAELMLYVVENGLREL